In Lycium barbarum isolate Lr01 chromosome 9, ASM1917538v2, whole genome shotgun sequence, the DNA window caaaaaaaaaaaaagttctaatTCAGAATGAAAATTAAATACTTTTATTTTTGTAGGAATCCAACCATTAGTTTTTCTTCTTTAAAATTTTCCATTACTTTGGAGATTGGTTGGGGGAGGGGAGAGTGAGAATATGCCACTGAATCAAATCAATTCCTATTATGTAAAAATCTCTCACTGATACACGAAATTGTAAACCTTAATAATCTGCCATTAATTCCTGGAATGGAAGGGAGGACAAAATCTATGACATATTGGTGCCTCGCAAACACACATATGTTCTTCTTTTTTCATCATTTCTGAAATATGCTTTAAAATACCAAGAGACAATTAAAGATGTTATCCTCACATGATCATTCTCGTCTTTATTGCGTTTTTGATACTTAAAcagatttttatatttttttacataATGATAATATTTTACTAAAGAATTAAGTATTATTTGCATGGTTTTTGCTTCTATTGGAATGAGCAATATATCCCACATCGACATTGAGCAATGATCGTTTCCTCTATATAACAATCTATGAGACAGCACTGCACGCCGAGCTCAGTCACGTGAGCTTATAACCCAAGTGGGGGCATCAAAGTGGTGGAATGTCGGGCTGTTCCAGATGGTTGGGCTAGGTGGGCGATTTTCTGGCCTGCCCTGTCCAAGCACAGAGTTGGATCACGAGGCCCAACCGTAAGAATGGGCTGCTAGATCTCTAAAGTGGGGCGGACCGCGTGAGGCTGGTTTCACAGAGCAACGAATAGCTCCCGCTCTGTGCAGTGGAAGGATAACGGGCCGGTGCCTTTCAAGTCCAGTAACGCCTGATGGGTTGCTCCAATTAAACCACCACTTTATTGGACTTGTTGGCGGCCCAGCATATTTCTTAATTTAATTCGATGGACAACGGGCTGGTGCCTTCCAAGTCCAGTGACACTTGATAAGTTGCTCCAATTAGAgcaccaccttttttttttttttgtctatttATGGACTTGGCCTGGCATTTTAAGAAAATTATATTCTGCTTAATTTGTATATATTCAATGATTCTTTAGGACAAATACAAGGTAAGCTACTGGATTCAGCCAAACCTATCTAGTTCCGCAATCAAGTAAATCCAACAAAAAATCTATGAAGAAGCAGGCTCACAAGTAGCTAAAAAATACCTTATCATAAAGAATTGTAAAAACTCGTAGCCTATATTGCAGCAAGCTGTTTCCATATCTATAGTAGAAGCAGCAATAATTAAGCAGCTTCATCAGTTTACTGGAAACATGATAACAACATCCACAGGAAAAGAGGTGTGCACATCATCCAAATAACATGTATCCTAGATTGCAGGTGAATTCAGGACAAAACTGGCAGCAGCAAAACAAGATTAAGTTTTCACCAAACATTGCATTTTGCATAAGCCACAAAATAAAGGATAGCCAATGCCTTCTTCAGTATCTGTTGAAGGCAGTAATAGCAAACATACATCACCTCCAATAAGGATGACCACACCTCCTAGTTTTTCTTCATCCTTTTAACACTGTTCTTTTTCTTCTTAACAAGAGAGGATTTCGGTGCAGGGGCAGAATTTAGAGCAGCAGCAGCATCTGGATGAAGTTTGACTGCTCCGCCAGACAAGTTCATTGCAAGTCCAATCATATTCTCATACTGCAAAACAACATTATCAGTCCTCACATCTTGCCAAACGAAAGCTTTGAAGAACAGTATCAACATGTTGAAACAAATACAAATTCTTCCATACACCAAAAAAACAGAGTATAAACAATATTCAAATTGGCATGTGCAATATCCTTTACAGTGTTAATCCAATTAatgtagaaattaaaaaaaaacacgtATACTTTAGACTCGTATGTCATCACGAGTTGGGTATTTATCCAAGTTCACCATATCCAACCAAATAAAGATAAAATCTGAGTATGATTAGGCATGACGAAACAAGAGGTCAATCCACTGGGATAGAATAATACTATAAAACAGCCTTACCTTGGTAATAGACATGTGAGGACTCTCAATGATGCATCGTAAGTCTTAATCCCACACTTTGAAGAACCTTTTTACTAGACTCACTAAGACTACTGTTACATCAAAGATCCAGGAAGTCTAAATTGTAACAATGAGTTGTAAAACTATAATTAATGTATATGATTTGCATATTAAGCAGTTTTAAGTGGATAATTCTAAGTCAATtatcataattttaaaaaaaaaaaaaacttgcaatTATCTTCAAGTCATATATCATGCCGTGAAAGGAAAATCGACAGTCACATCACATATCCCATATAGTAAGGGCGTCCTGCTAATCACAAGCCATAAAGGCTGATCTTTGGTACAGAAGTACAGTAGAAGTATCCAACTCCATATTTTGTAAAAACAAGCTAACAAATATATCCAGTACAACAAATATCACTTACTATCTTGACTTTTCCAAGCACATAGGATAATTCCTGGGCTTGTCGATAGTTTTCCTCCGTCAAGGCCTCAAtctagatacaacaacaacatacccagtgacaGAGATAAGTATCATCCTGAGCAGATCTTAAATATTTACCATGAAATAAATAGAGAGAAATGGACTACTTTTTTCTCCGAGTTGGTATACAGAATTTTGTAGTTGAGATTTGTCGACGTTTCACTTGCAAAGGGCCTTTTGCCTCTCTGTTAAGTAATTAAAGCTACAGGTTTCAGGCATAgcaaggaaaaagaagaaaagcaagtaaaatgacAAGAAAAGAGACACTTACAGTCTGGACCAAATGGTCAACTATCATTTCTGAGCTACTCATGTCCCTGATTGGTTTAGAACTAATTGGCTCAACACGCAACACTGTGTCTCTATCACAATTGGTAGGATCGACGCGATGAACACTTCCCCTCCCTTGTCTTTTCCCAAATGACCCTAAACTTTTAAGTCGACCAGATTGTCTAACAAGCACGTCACTGGCCTTTGATGTTTTCCTCTTTGAGAGAACTGCTGCAGATTGAGAATATTTACTTTGCTCATTGTTCGTAGTCAACTCAGAGTGATTTGGACCATCGGCCTGCTGATTATGAATGAGACATTGCAATCAGTCAACTCAAGGTCCAAGAAGTATAATGGATAAGTAATAAATATATCTTTGCAAGGGCTTAGACTTAGAGAAGGAGCATTTAAGAAAGGTTTCAGACATAGCAAGATATAATAAGTAAAACATCAAAACAAGAGGCATAATTTCATTTCCGAGCTACTCACATCCCTGACTGGCTCAATATGCGGCTCCTTGTCTCTATCACAGTCGGTAAGATCGACATGGTGAACAGCTTCCTTCCCTTGTCTTTTCCCAAACGAACCAAAACTTTTAAGTCGATTGGATCGTCTAACAATCATGTTATTGACCTTTGATACTTTCCTCTTTGAGGTAAAGGCTGCAGATTGAGCACGCTTACTTTGCTCATTATCAGTTGGTAATCCAGAGTTGTTTGGACCATCAGCCTGTGATCATGAGTGAGACATTGCaacattatacaatattatacaacattataccttGGGGGACATTATAcacaatgtatcaaccttgtataaagtgtataatcacaaatatgggctaaaccgggtgtttatacacaaagtaTGGGCTACGTGaggtaaatattttcaaaaatagacatagAGAGTAATTTTCCCTAAAATAAAACGGAGTAGAAAATTGGAAAAGATAGAAGTAACCCCACCCTGGCTACCGGAAAAAGTCAATATAGGAAAAACCTCAGAATAATGAATGAAAAACGCAGCGTTACAAGTACCTAACAGCATCTATCTCAAATAGATACATTTGAGATCGATGTTGTTAGTTACTTGTAATGCTTCGTATAACCATGCAAAAAACATGGTAGAGTGTATGTAAGCATCAGTATTATCAACCATCCTTAATGCTCAACTTCGTCGGCAAAATAAAAACACATGCAGGTCATTTTATTCCTGATCATACCTCATTCTCGGATGCTAAAGATGCCCTTTGAATATTTTGATCTCCCTTtagatgcaaaaaaaaaaaaaaaagaaaaagaaaaaaacaccaAAGATCAGGAAAATGGCGAACAACGTAAAGACAGCTAAATTGTTTCGAGAGTGGCTTTTGGAAGATTCttgccaaaacaaaaaaaaaaaagagagaaattaCAGCGAAATACCACTTAGccatctagtttacaaaatatgaacAGTGTATAGATAGTGTATAatttatactaaatatacatatactttaCATATAATATGCATACCTATACACTATCTATGCAGCCGAAGTGTATAGgcaggtatgcttcagccatgttTTGTAAACTAGATGGCCGAAGGGCACATTTAGGAACAACCCCAGAATAATGAATGAAAAAGGAGGCATTACATGTAACTAGCAACAACATCTCAAATAGATACATACTCCCTAGTCTCAAACCATCTCAGTACCCTCTTCatcagaaaaaaatatttttttcatacAGGgatagaaaaa includes these proteins:
- the LOC132610193 gene encoding uncharacterized protein LOC132610193 isoform X2, encoding MGRKLSKAAKERWRKRKAAMEVSQNEGDQNIQRASLASENEADGPNNSGLPTDNEQSKRAQSAAFTSKRKVSKVNNMIVRRSNRLKSFGSFGKRQGKEAVHHVDLTDCDRDKEPHIEPVRDADGPNHSELTTNNEQSKYSQSAAVLSKRKTSKASDVLVRQSGRLKSLGSFGKRQGRGSVHRVDPTNCDRDTVLRVEPISSKPIRDMSSSEMIVDHLVQTRGKRPFASETSTNLNYKILYTNSEKKIEALTEENYRQAQELSYVLGKVKIYENMIGLAMNLSGGAVKLHPDAAAALNSAPAPKSSLVKKKKNSVKRMKKN
- the LOC132610193 gene encoding uncharacterized protein LOC132610193 isoform X3, coding for MGRKLSKAAKERWRKRKAAMEVSQNEADGPNNSGLPTDNEQSKRAQSAAFTSKRKVSKVNNMIVRRSNRLKSFGSFGKRQGKEAVHHVDLTDCDRDKEPHIEPVRDQADGPNHSELTTNNEQSKYSQSAAVLSKRKTSKASDVLVRQSGRLKSLGSFGKRQGRGSVHRVDPTNCDRDTVLRVEPISSKPIRDMSSSEMIVDHLVQTRGKRPFASETSTNLNYKILYTNSEKKIEALTEENYRQAQELSYVLGKVKIYENMIGLAMNLSGGAVKLHPDAAAALNSAPAPKSSLVKKKKNSVKRMKKN
- the LOC132610193 gene encoding uncharacterized protein LOC132610193 isoform X1; protein product: MGRKLSKAAKERWRKRKAAMEVSQNEGDQNIQRASLASENEADGPNNSGLPTDNEQSKRAQSAAFTSKRKVSKVNNMIVRRSNRLKSFGSFGKRQGKEAVHHVDLTDCDRDKEPHIEPVRDQADGPNHSELTTNNEQSKYSQSAAVLSKRKTSKASDVLVRQSGRLKSLGSFGKRQGRGSVHRVDPTNCDRDTVLRVEPISSKPIRDMSSSEMIVDHLVQTRGKRPFASETSTNLNYKILYTNSEKKIEALTEENYRQAQELSYVLGKVKIYENMIGLAMNLSGGAVKLHPDAAAALNSAPAPKSSLVKKKKNSVKRMKKN